Part of the Elusimicrobiota bacterium genome is shown below.
CGACCGTGGGTCGCGCCAATTCGCACAACCCCGCAATGTCGCCCCGGGCCGAGGCCCCCATTTCCAGAACCGCGTGGGTGTGCGCTTTGCTCATCTCCAACATCATGAGGGGAAGGCCGATTTGGCTGTTGAGATTTCCCCGGGTGGACAAGACCCGTTTTCCCCCGGAACGCAACACGTGGGAAAGCATTTCCTTGGTGGTGGTTTTCCCGTTCGACCCGGTGATTCCGATCACCCTGGCCGCCATTTTTTCCCGGTGGGTCCGGGCCAGCGCCTGAAGGGCTTTTAAAGTGTCCGAAACCCGGATGACCGAGACCCCCTCGGGCACGGACGGAGGGTCTTTTTCCACCAGACACCCGCTGGCGCCCCGGGCAAACACGTCCGCCAAAAAGGCGTGCCCATCCTGGCGCGCGCCTTTCAACGCCACGAACACGTCGCCCGGTTCCACCGCCCGGGAATCCACGACGAAACGGGCCGCGGGCGACACCCCCGTGTGGGTGAGACGTCCCCCGGCCCAGCGGGCCAATTCGGTCCAGGCGTACGGCAGCATCTAGCGGGACACTCGCTCGATCAAACGACGGCGCGCTTCCGCGCGATCGTCAAAGGGCACCGGACCGCCGGCGAAAATCTGATAGGTTTCGTGGCCCTTGCCGGCCAGCAGCACGATGTCCCCCGGACCCGCCAGGGCCACGGCCCGCGCGATGGCTTCTCCCCGATCCACGATCACGTCGTGGGCCCGCCCCGGCACCCGACGAACGCCGGCTTCCACCTCGTGCGCAATTTGGACCGGGTCCTCGGACCGGGGATTGTCCGACGTCACGACCACGTGGTCCGACAAACGGGCGGCGACCTCCCCCATGAGGGGTCGTTTTGTTTTGTCCCGATCGCCCCCGCAGCCGAACAGAACGATCAACCGGCCCGCCGTCAACGGGCGCAGGGTTTGCAAAACGTTTTTGAGCGCGTCGTCGGTGTGGGCGTAATCGACGAACACTTCAAACCCCGCGCGGCTCGGCGTCGGAATTCCGCAGTCGTGTTCCGTCACGCGCTCGAGCCGGCCGGGAACGCCCACCACGGACTCCAAACCGCGAACCACGTCGGGCAACGAAAGTCCCAGCGCCAATCCGCCGCCCGCGGCCGCGAGCGCGTTGTACACGTTGTGACGCCCGACCAAATGCAAGGCCACCCGCGCGGCGCCCGCGGGCGTCCGCAATTCAAATTGAGAGCCGGCCGCGTTCAACTTCAAATCCGCCGCCCCGATGTCCGCCGGGCGCTCCAGGGCGTAGGTCCAACGGGGCACGGCGGCTCGTTCCAGGAAACGCGGCGCCCAGGGATCGTCCCCGTTGATCAACGCGCGCCGGTCGCCCGGCCCCTCCCGCCGAACCAACAGGTCGAACAGGCGCGCCTTGGCGTTGAAGTAGCCCTCCATGTCCTTGTGGAAATCCAAGTGATCCCGGGTGAGGTTGGTAAAAACGCCGACGGCGAAAGCCACGTCCTCCACCCGCCCCAAGGCGAGGGAATGGCTCGAGACCTCCATGGCGACGTCCGTCACTCCGGCGGCTTTCATTCCCGCGAGCAACCGTTGGACCTCGGCCGCCATGGGGGTGGTGTTGACCGCGTTTTCCACGTGTCCCGGCCAGCGGTATTCGATGGTGCCCAACACCCCGGCCCGCCGGCCGGCCCCCCGCAACAGAGTTTCCATCATGTAGGTGATGGTCGTTTTTCCGTTGGTCCCGGTCACGCCCAACACCCGCATCGAACGGGACGGGTGGCCGTGGAATCGTGCCGCCACGGTCGAAAGAATTTTTTCGGTGGAAGGCACGATCGCGGTGGGGACCTTTTCCCCCACCGGCGTTTCCACCAGGAGCGCCACCGCGCCCGCGCGCACGGCCTCCGCGGCGTGGCGGTGGCCGTCCACGTGGTGGCCCCGCAAGGCGACGAACAGGTCCCCCGGCCGCACGCGACGGGAATCGCAGGCCACCCCGTGGAGGTCCGCGTCGAAGGACGGTCCCTCCCAACGGGCTTCCAGCCCTTCCAGCAACGACCGAAGCGACGTCACGTCCGCCCCGCGCCCCGGGGCCGTTCCGCGAACCGGTCGGTTTGATCCGAGGGGACGCCCAACTTGATCAAGGTTTGCCAGGCCACGTTTCGAAACACGGGCCCCGCGTTGTAACCGCCCCAGGCAATTCCCTTGGGTTCGTCAAAAACCACGACGATCGTCAGGCGGGGACGGGAGGCCGGCGCGAACCCGCAAAACGACGCCACGAAACGATCGGGGTAATACGCGCGGGTGGCGGGATTGGTTTTTTGCGCCGTTCCGGTTTTCCCCGCCACGGTCCAGCCGCCGAGGGCGGCGTCGCGGCCCGTGCCGCGATCCACGACGCCCCGCAATAAATTCGTCAACGTGGCCGACGTTTCGGTGGAAATTACCCGCCGCACCGCGGCCCCCAGGGGCCACTCGCGGACCGTCCCGTCCGGCCGCTCAAGACCCAAACACAACCGCGGCTCCACCAGGGTTCCTCCGTTGGCGACGGCGCTGTAGGCGCCCGCCAATTGGACGGCCGTCACCCCCACTTCCTGCCCGAAAGAAACCACCGGGAGGGAGGCCCCGCTCCATTGGCGGAGCGGCCGCAGCAATCCCGGGCTTTCCCCGGCGAGGTCGGCCCCGGCTCGAACCCCGAAACCGAAGGCGCGGATGTAATCGAAAAGTTTTTCGGACCCCAGCCGAAGGCCCACCTTGGCCAAACCAATGTTGGACGACACTTCCATGGCCCGGGCGAAAGAAATGATCTTTTCCGGTTGGTGGTCGTTGATGGCGATGGAGGAGTATTTCCAATGCCCCCGCTCGCAGTCAAAAGCGTCGCGCGGGGCCACCAGCCCTTCTTCCAACGCGGCGGCGGCCGTCACGAGCTTGAAGGTGGATCCCGGCTCAAACACCC
Proteins encoded:
- a CDS encoding UDP-N-acetylmuramoyl-L-alanyl-D-glutamate--2,6-diaminopimelate ligase, whose translation is MLEGLEARWEGPSFDADLHGVACDSRRVRPGDLFVALRGHHVDGHRHAAEAVRAGAVALLVETPVGEKVPTAIVPSTEKILSTVAARFHGHPSRSMRVLGVTGTNGKTTITYMMETLLRGAGRRAGVLGTIEYRWPGHVENAVNTTPMAAEVQRLLAGMKAAGVTDVAMEVSSHSLALGRVEDVAFAVGVFTNLTRDHLDFHKDMEGYFNAKARLFDLLVRREGPGDRRALINGDDPWAPRFLERAAVPRWTYALERPADIGAADLKLNAAGSQFELRTPAGAARVALHLVGRHNVYNALAAAGGGLALGLSLPDVVRGLESVVGVPGRLERVTEHDCGIPTPSRAGFEVFVDYAHTDDALKNVLQTLRPLTAGRLIVLFGCGGDRDKTKRPLMGEVAARLSDHVVVTSDNPRSEDPVQIAHEVEAGVRRVPGRAHDVIVDRGEAIARAVALAGPGDIVLLAGKGHETYQIFAGGPVPFDDRAEARRRLIERVSR
- a CDS encoding penicillin-binding protein 2, with protein sequence MPRRFPHLLALLTLGFAGVLARLAFLQLWCHADFSRRVLQQSSRWLNEAPRRLPIVDRNGAVLAESVRVASCYADPRLLRRPEATVQRLAALLHLPPGPLLSKIRESRNAFVWVKRFLSVEETQALEKEKWDGVGLRWEYHRAYPNGSLASSLLGYVGEEGQGLSGLEYAFDADLVDRRAPRRAFRDGRGERVALAEEEAGPSDTGELRLSIDRSIQYIAERELDAGMARSRSRAGLILVQDPRTGEVLAMANRPALPRGEDAAPSAEELGVPGIQWVFEPGSTFKLVTAAAALEEGLVAPRDAFDCERGHWKYSSIAINDHQPEKIISFARAMEVSSNIGLAKVGLRLGSEKLFDYIRAFGFGVRAGADLAGESPGLLRPLRQWSGASLPVVSFGQEVGVTAVQLAGAYSAVANGGTLVEPRLCLGLERPDGTVREWPLGAAVRRVISTETSATLTNLLRGVVDRGTGRDAALGGWTVAGKTGTAQKTNPATRAYYPDRFVASFCGFAPASRPRLTIVVVFDEPKGIAWGGYNAGPVFRNVAWQTLIKLGVPSDQTDRFAERPRGAGRT